The following proteins are co-located in the Pedobacter sp. FW305-3-2-15-E-R2A2 genome:
- a CDS encoding DUF1080 domain-containing protein, whose product MKKILIGIGMAFLALLANTSTLFAQTKPIQFGEERNLEHGKKKVISWINVNTEPGTWKKEKDLLICSGKPIGVMRSEKLYENFILQVEWKHMEAGGNSGVFVWSDAKPGEQNRLPAGVEVQMLELDWVNQNLQNGVMAPIAYVHGELFGVGGVETVPDNPRGERSKSIENRCKGKGEWNTYKVVCVDGTIKLSVNGKFVNGVSKSTVKKGYLCLESEGAEIHFRNLKVTEL is encoded by the coding sequence ATGAAAAAAATATTAATAGGGATTGGTATGGCTTTTTTAGCCCTGTTGGCGAATACTTCAACTTTGTTTGCACAGACCAAACCGATACAATTTGGGGAAGAGCGGAACCTGGAACATGGCAAAAAGAAAGTAATCAGCTGGATCAATGTAAACACGGAACCGGGAACCTGGAAAAAGGAAAAAGACCTGTTGATCTGCTCAGGAAAGCCTATCGGAGTAATGCGCTCGGAGAAGCTATATGAGAATTTTATATTGCAGGTAGAATGGAAACATATGGAAGCGGGGGGGAACTCCGGAGTGTTTGTATGGAGTGATGCAAAACCCGGTGAACAGAACCGCTTGCCAGCTGGGGTGGAGGTGCAGATGCTGGAACTGGATTGGGTGAATCAGAATTTGCAGAATGGCGTAATGGCTCCAATCGCCTATGTGCATGGAGAACTGTTCGGGGTAGGTGGGGTAGAAACCGTTCCGGATAACCCGAGAGGGGAACGCAGTAAGTCCATAGAAAACAGGTGTAAGGGCAAAGGGGAATGGAATACCTATAAAGTAGTTTGCGTAGATGGAACGATCAAACTATCGGTAAATGGTAAATTTGTAAATGGTGTCAGTAAGTCGACTGTAAAGAAAGGTTACCTTTGTCTGGAATCCGAAGGCGCAGAGATTCATTTCCGGAACTTAAAGGTGACGGAACTTTGA
- a CDS encoding helix-turn-helix domain-containing protein — MTTENNDCNGNPCPASKLLKMLSGKWKAQIFRLALDGPLRFNSLIRQLEGSNKQAIAVALKELEEEGLFERKVIRLKPLHVEYMLSERGASMISVFQQLEEL, encoded by the coding sequence ATGACCACAGAGAATAACGACTGCAATGGGAATCCTTGCCCCGCTTCAAAATTATTGAAAATGTTGTCGGGGAAATGGAAGGCTCAGATCTTCAGGTTAGCATTAGATGGCCCTTTGCGTTTCAACAGCCTGATCCGGCAGCTGGAAGGATCAAACAAACAGGCCATTGCTGTGGCACTCAAAGAGCTGGAAGAAGAAGGCTTGTTTGAAAGAAAAGTCATCCGGCTTAAACCACTCCATGTAGAATATATGCTCTCCGAAAGAGGGGCCTCGATGATTAGCGTTTTTCAGCAATTGGAAGAATTATAG
- a CDS encoding DsbA family protein → MNNPLMCDPETGSCEMPGLPEENETTLPKAVEKPLRVIYFTDPICSSCWGIEPQLRKLKMEYGALLNIEYHMGGLLPDWSYNSGGISKPADVASHWDEVSLYYDMPIDGDVWLEDPLDSSYPPSIAFKAAQMQDPNKALLFLRRIKEMVFLKKKNICKWEHLSAAAVETGLDPVKLDLDVQEKAKQYFQEDLQLTGSWNVRGFPTLFITDAKGNQEKIYGVKPYSVYEAAISSLLPDAEQKKATPEHTLEVLFSAYPTITRKELSVIAGLSSEEAERVLDNLVAEDKLELSITKNGKIWKIKN, encoded by the coding sequence ATGAATAATCCTTTGATGTGCGACCCTGAAACAGGAAGCTGTGAAATGCCCGGCCTTCCTGAGGAAAATGAGACTACCTTACCGAAAGCAGTAGAAAAACCTTTACGCGTCATTTATTTTACCGATCCTATTTGCTCTTCCTGCTGGGGAATAGAACCTCAGTTGCGTAAGCTGAAAATGGAATATGGAGCGCTGCTTAACATTGAATACCATATGGGGGGACTTTTACCCGACTGGTCTTACAACAGTGGAGGGATTAGTAAACCCGCTGACGTGGCTTCGCATTGGGATGAGGTGAGTTTGTATTACGACATGCCCATCGACGGAGATGTCTGGCTGGAAGATCCTCTGGATTCTTCTTACCCACCTTCCATTGCATTTAAAGCTGCTCAGATGCAGGACCCAAACAAAGCCTTACTTTTTTTAAGGCGAATAAAAGAAATGGTTTTTCTGAAGAAGAAGAACATTTGTAAATGGGAACACTTGTCGGCAGCTGCAGTCGAAACAGGGCTCGATCCGGTAAAACTGGACCTGGATGTTCAGGAAAAGGCAAAACAATATTTTCAGGAAGACCTGCAGCTGACAGGTTCCTGGAATGTCAGGGGGTTCCCAACTTTGTTTATTACAGATGCCAAGGGCAATCAGGAGAAGATCTATGGGGTAAAACCATATTCGGTTTATGAAGCGGCCATATCGTCCCTTTTACCAGATGCTGAGCAAAAAAAGGCAACGCCGGAGCACACTTTGGAGGTTTTGTTCTCCGCCTATCCAACGATCACAAGAAAAGAATTATCTGTTATCGCAGGTCTTTCTTCAGAAGAGGCAGAAAGGGTATTGGACAACCTTGTGGCTGAAGACAAACTGGAGCTCAGCATCACAAAGAACGGGAAGATCTGGAAAATAAAAAACTGA
- a CDS encoding LytTR family DNA-binding domain-containing protein — protein sequence MITEQYFYNWYCPGKLKQMAGLMFLVSFLFLFLFRPFTVTETELKYSYLFTCFLHALSPALIMFSYFTILIYFQKTNPDRDEGPVFKWITSIAGMLFLIGLASFFLRDLIYTNPNNWSLRYLWEEIRNAYLAGTLFFSYFLFARSYFHQRKTELAAAVPVSEITLPENQENIFVKAHVKIDDFNFNPADFLFARAEGNYVEITMRREHGLQKELRRISLKQLELQLTGYVGFLRCHRAYLINIQKVADFSGNSQGYLLSFDEVAEEVPVSRANLQLFDQRYQMLHSAN from the coding sequence ATGATCACGGAGCAGTATTTTTACAATTGGTATTGTCCCGGGAAACTGAAGCAAATGGCAGGGCTGATGTTTTTAGTTTCTTTTCTGTTTTTGTTTTTATTCCGGCCATTTACCGTAACAGAAACGGAGCTTAAATATTCTTATCTGTTCACTTGCTTTTTACATGCATTATCTCCGGCACTGATCATGTTCAGCTATTTTACCATTCTGATCTATTTCCAAAAGACAAACCCGGACCGCGATGAAGGGCCTGTTTTCAAATGGATCACTTCCATTGCCGGGATGTTATTCCTGATCGGACTGGCTAGTTTTTTTTTGCGTGACTTGATTTATACCAATCCGAATAACTGGTCTTTACGTTATTTGTGGGAAGAAATAAGAAATGCTTATTTAGCGGGTACGCTTTTCTTTTCCTATTTTCTTTTCGCCAGATCTTATTTTCATCAGCGGAAAACAGAATTGGCAGCGGCGGTACCTGTCAGCGAAATCACCCTTCCCGAAAATCAGGAAAACATCTTTGTAAAGGCTCATGTTAAAATCGACGATTTCAATTTCAATCCGGCGGATTTTCTGTTTGCAAGGGCAGAAGGCAATTATGTTGAAATCACGATGCGAAGAGAGCATGGTTTACAAAAAGAACTCAGGCGGATCTCCTTGAAGCAACTGGAATTACAGCTTACCGGATATGTTGGTTTCCTGAGGTGCCACCGGGCCTATTTGATCAACATTCAAAAAGTAGCTGATTTTTCAGGAAACTCGCAAGGGTACCTGCTCTCATTTGACGAAGTTGCAGAAGAAGTTCCGGTTTCAAGAGCAAATCTGCAACTCTTTGACCAGCGTTATCAAATGCTGCATTCTGCAAATTAG
- a CDS encoding acyltransferase, which produces MNIQIEKVTTQTRTPWIDYLRGFVTVLVVAHHTSLAYTTFASFNKAAYISSTHPVVDAMRWIGMDYFEDFNDIFFMSLMFLISGIFVMSSLRKKGTGLFIADRFYRLLIPFFIGVTLLMLMAHYPAYYLAHGNFNLKDYVIDFFTVEAWPVGPPWFIWVLFVFNVVLALLYPFVGPFINRLGERLANCANRPLKVLFIWYLLTWITYVPLMLWAGAGTWTGFGPFDFQVSRVLLYFGYFLIGVLVGSSGIDRSIFGNHSLLMKKWSLWGVAAIFTYVVLKLSEAPLKEMYAQKGSNPLLIALIYRSIWTLSCTLSSIALISLFRKLFSHANRFWQSLSENAYGIYLIHYIFVIWCQFLLLEAGLPVVIKFSISFVVSLGASWSLIYLIRKIKMVARIL; this is translated from the coding sequence ATGAATATACAGATAGAAAAAGTAACCACACAAACACGCACACCCTGGATAGATTATTTACGTGGTTTTGTGACCGTTTTAGTGGTCGCACATCATACTTCTTTAGCCTATACGACCTTTGCCAGTTTTAATAAAGCGGCTTATATTTCTTCTACTCATCCGGTGGTTGACGCCATGCGCTGGATAGGAATGGATTATTTTGAAGACTTTAATGATATTTTCTTTATGTCTTTAATGTTCCTCATTTCCGGCATTTTTGTAATGAGCAGTCTGCGGAAAAAAGGAACAGGATTATTTATTGCAGATCGGTTTTACCGGTTATTGATCCCCTTCTTTATCGGGGTGACTCTGTTGATGCTGATGGCGCATTATCCGGCTTACTACCTCGCTCATGGGAACTTTAACCTCAAAGACTATGTGATCGATTTCTTTACCGTAGAAGCATGGCCTGTAGGACCACCATGGTTCATTTGGGTTTTATTTGTTTTCAATGTCGTCCTTGCGCTTTTATATCCTTTTGTAGGACCTTTTATCAACAGACTGGGAGAAAGGCTGGCCAATTGTGCAAATCGTCCGCTCAAGGTCTTATTCATCTGGTATTTGTTAACCTGGATCACGTATGTACCCTTAATGCTTTGGGCGGGTGCAGGAACCTGGACGGGCTTTGGACCCTTCGACTTTCAGGTGAGCCGGGTGCTGCTGTACTTTGGCTATTTCTTAATTGGAGTGCTGGTTGGCAGTTCAGGTATAGACCGGAGTATTTTTGGAAACCATAGTCTGCTGATGAAAAAATGGTCTTTATGGGGGGTAGCTGCTATTTTTACTTATGTGGTATTGAAGCTGAGCGAAGCGCCACTTAAAGAAATGTATGCGCAAAAAGGATCGAACCCTTTATTGATCGCCTTGATTTACCGTTCCATCTGGACCTTGTCCTGCACCTTGAGCAGCATTGCTTTGATCAGTCTGTTTAGAAAGCTCTTTAGTCATGCAAATCGCTTCTGGCAAAGCCTTTCAGAAAATGCTTACGGCATTTACCTGATCCATTATATTTTTGTCATCTGGTGTCAGTTTCTTTTATTGGAGGCCGGTCTTCCTGTGGTGATTAAATTCAGCATCAGTTTTGTAGTATCCCTGGGGGCGAGCTGGAGCCTGATTTACCTCATTCGGAAAATTAAGATGGTGGCCAGGATACTATAG
- a CDS encoding glycoside hydrolase family 2 TIM barrel-domain containing protein, protein MGYISVKIGKLFMLMALFLFLGCSRKENKPEAHVYIENKEGKFTLYRAGAPYQIKGASGFSELEALKEAGGNTIRIWDTVGLSSVLKKANENGIAVIVGLSLPESQYLSFYDDQAKIDSQYKAIKKTINIHKKDPALLMWCVGNELVFPVRPKYHNFYKAFNDIVELIHQDDPDHPVTTTVLNFNQKDIFNIRMRTDIDLISFNVFGAIKYFKKDLKDFSWFWNGPYLITEWGIDGPWDGTRYTAWGAYIEPTSTKKAAQYKERYDQYIPAHDPRNLGSFIFFWGQKQETTHTWFSLFDEHGRKTESVSAATAIWTGKEGNDTFPKINYMLLNKKGAYDNIILKPNQPVNAELLMETGSLKPEKVEWEIYPEDWYRKGNVNNLVRPAAVSTKFNNTADLQITFNTPLKEGPYRLFVTVTNRNGNIATSNTPFYIAIADNNEKK, encoded by the coding sequence ATGGGGTATATATCAGTTAAGATAGGGAAGCTTTTCATGCTGATGGCGCTGTTTCTATTTCTGGGTTGTTCCAGGAAGGAAAATAAGCCGGAAGCCCATGTTTATATCGAAAATAAAGAGGGGAAATTCACTTTGTATCGGGCTGGTGCTCCATATCAGATTAAAGGGGCATCTGGCTTTTCGGAATTAGAGGCATTAAAAGAAGCGGGAGGAAATACCATCAGAATATGGGATACCGTAGGACTGAGTTCCGTATTGAAGAAGGCAAATGAGAATGGAATAGCGGTAATCGTTGGTCTATCCCTGCCGGAAAGTCAATACCTGTCTTTTTATGATGACCAGGCTAAAATTGATTCACAATACAAGGCTATTAAAAAAACAATCAATATCCATAAGAAAGATCCCGCATTGCTGATGTGGTGTGTAGGAAATGAACTGGTTTTTCCAGTCAGGCCTAAATACCATAATTTTTATAAAGCTTTTAATGACATCGTGGAGCTCATTCATCAGGACGATCCTGATCATCCGGTGACGACTACGGTGTTGAATTTTAACCAAAAGGACATTTTTAACATCAGAATGCGCACGGATATCGATCTTATCTCATTTAATGTTTTTGGTGCAATAAAGTATTTTAAAAAAGACCTGAAGGACTTTTCCTGGTTTTGGAATGGTCCATACCTCATCACTGAATGGGGAATAGACGGCCCATGGGACGGGACACGATACACGGCATGGGGGGCTTATATTGAACCGACAAGCACAAAAAAGGCAGCGCAATATAAGGAACGTTATGATCAGTATATTCCGGCTCATGACCCCCGGAATTTGGGCTCCTTTATCTTTTTCTGGGGTCAGAAGCAGGAAACAACCCATACCTGGTTCAGCCTTTTCGATGAACATGGCAGAAAAACAGAATCGGTTTCGGCCGCAACCGCAATATGGACAGGAAAAGAAGGAAACGATACTTTTCCGAAAATCAACTATATGCTCCTGAATAAGAAAGGAGCATATGATAATATCATACTTAAGCCCAATCAGCCGGTCAATGCGGAGTTATTGATGGAAACCGGATCTTTAAAGCCTGAAAAAGTGGAATGGGAAATCTATCCTGAAGACTGGTACAGAAAAGGAAATGTAAATAACCTGGTCAGGCCTGCTGCAGTTAGCACAAAATTTAACAATACCGCCGATTTACAGATTACATTTAATACACCCCTGAAGGAGGGGCCTTACCGGTTATTTGTAACCGTAACCAATCGTAATGGAAATATTGCCACTTCCAATACCCCATTCTATATAGCCATAGCCGACAATAATGAAAAGAAATGA